The Streptomyces bacillaris sequence CGTACCCCATCAGGACCACGCCGTAGAACCCGGCCGAGGTCCGGGGGACCGCGTACAGCGCCAGGTAGTGCTGGAAGAACATGAACGCGTAGACGCTCGCCACCGTGACCAGGAACGGCGAGAGTCCGGAGCGCCGTTCGCCGGTCGCGGGCGGTGGCGCCTCGGCCGCCTCCGGCCGTACCGCGTCGCGCGGCAGGAAGGCGTGTCCCACCCCGACCACCGCGAACAGCCCGGCCACGCACGTGAACAGGACCCCGGGGGAGCCCATCACCAGCGGGGCCGCCGCCGGTGGGCCCAGCGCCATCCCCGCGTTGAACGCCGAACTGCTCGCCGCCAGCAGCCGTGGACGGTCCGTCTCCGGCGAACCGTCCACCAGATAGGCCTTGTTGGCCGGGAGGTAGAGCGCCGCGCCCGCCGACACCAGCAGCAGCGCGCCGATGGCCAGGACGGGGCTGGTCAACCCCGGTACGAACGCGGCGAATCCGGCCGTCCGTAACCCCAGCGCCAGCAGCATCGACCGCCGCAGTCCGATCCGCGCGGCCACCGGTCCCGCGACCACGCCCCCGGCGAACTGGATCAGCGAGGCCACGGCCAGCACGGTGCCGACCGTCCCCAGCCCGAGGCCGAGCCGCTGGTGGAGCAGGACCGACATGTACGGCAGCACGGCGAAGCTGCCGAGCGTGATGAGGAACGAGCCCGCCAGCAGGAACCCCTGCGGACCGGTGAACCGCCCCCGCACAGCGGTCCGTTCGGTGCTCACCCGGCTCGCCTCACGGCGTGTCCGCGATCACCGGACGCACCCGGACCGCCGCACTCCACGCCCGGTGCTGCGCCAGCTCCGCCGTCGGCGCCTGGGCCAGCACCATCCCCGTGCACCCGCGCTGATCGCCCACGTGCGCCAGGTGCTCGCCCGGTACGCGTACGGGGAACCACTCCACTGACCCCGGGAAGGCGGCGAGTTCACCGAGACCGTGCCAGCCCTTCAGCACCCCGGGCCGGTCGGCGTAGACGAGGACGAAGCCGTACGCGGGGCCCCGACCGCCGTCGAGCGGGGCGTCCAGCAGCGCGGGGCGGCGGCCGAGCGCCTCGTCCATCATCGCCGTGTACACATTGGTGCCCAGCGACCGGCAGAGCACCTCACCCACCAGCGCGCCCCCGATCCGCCGGTTGATCTCCACCAACTCCGGCCCCCCGGCGGTCAGAATGAACTCCACATGGGCGAACCCCCTTCGGTGACCGGCCACTTCGAGCACGCGCCCCACCCACGCCTCGATCGCGGCCCGCTCCCCGTCCGGCAGCGCCACCGGGAAGGCCGCGACCTCCTCCCGCACCACCGCCGTCCGGGACGTCTGACGGCTCAGCACCCCGAGCAGCCGGGTGCTCCCCTCCCAGCTCAGGGTCTCCGCGCTGTACAGCGGGCCGGCGAGGAACGCCTCCGCGAACAGCTCGCCCGTCAAAGGCTGTTGAGCCGCCTCCGCCAGCGCCCGGTGCAGCGCCTCCTCGTCGTGCGCGATCCAGACCGAGCGCGACGAGGTGCCCGACGAGTCCTTGAGGACGGCGGGCAGGTCGACCGTCCGCAGGACCGTCTCCACGCCCTCCGGACCGGGCGGTACGGCCACGGCGGTCGACCGGCTCAGCCCTCGCGCGTGCAGCGCCTCCCGGACCCGGCGCTTGTCCCGCAGCAGCCGGACCGCCGCCGGATCCGGACCCGGGAGCCCCAGTTCGGCGGCGAGTCCGGCGGCCGGGACGCTCCAGGTGTCGGTGGTGTTGATGAGCCCGGCGAGCGAGGGGAGCGCGGCCAGCGCCCGGCGGACCGCCGCCGGGTCGTCCGTATCGACGTCCACCACGTCCAGCGCGTCGGGCGGCAGGGTGGCCAGCTCGTGCCGGTACACCGAGCGGTCACCGGTCAGCAGGCAGAGCCGGTGACCGGACTCCTCGGCGGCCTCGGCCATCCGGCCGAGCCCGAAGGACAGGGACTCCAGGGCGGCGATCGTCACGGCTGCATCTCCACGGTCGGTACGGGGGCGGGGGCACCGCCCTGTTCGGGCAGGCGGGCGGCCGCGGGCGCGGCGCGCCGCCCCCACTCCATCACCGACCACGGCGGCCGCAGGGCCTCCAGGGACGTGATCGGCCGGGGCCGCAGGCCGGCCGGGTCCAGGGCCTCGGCGTGGCGGGCGAACACCCGCTCGGCGTAACGGTGTCCGGTGTCGGCGCCCAGCACCAGATGCAGTCGGCCGGGATCGCGCGCCGCCTCCCAGGAGGCCGCCAGATGGGCCGCTCCGGTGGAGAGCCCGGCGAACACCGCGTGCCGGCGCAGCAGTCCGACCGCACCGGCCATCGCGTGGCGGAAGTCCAGCCAGTGCACGGTGTCGTACAGCTCGTGGTGGACGTTGCCGAACGGGATCGAGCTGCCGATGCCCGCGATGATCGCCTCCGGGTCGCTGAACTGCTCGCTGCCGAAGGTGACGCTGCCGAACGGCTGGATCCCCACCAGTCGCACCGCCCGCCCCGACTCCCGTAGCGCACGGGCCAGTCCACCGGTGGACGCCCCTGTGCCGACCGCGCCCACCACGGTCAGCGGGCCCTCGGGCAGCGAGGCGGTCAGCAGGTCGGCGAACTCCCGGTACCCCTCGTGGTGCACGGCGTCGTGGTACTGCCGCATCCAGTGGAAGTCCGGCCGGTCCGCGAGGAGTTGCCGGACGTGCCGGACGCGCAGCTCCTGGTCCAGGCGGAGGCTCTGGGAGGGCGGCATCCGGTCGACGGTCGCGCCCAGCACCTCCAACTGGGCGAGCATCGTGGCGTCGACGGTGGTGGACGCCACGATGTGGCAGCGCAGCCCGTAACGGTGGCAGGCCATCGCCAGCGCCACCGCGTAGATGCCGCTGGAGCTGTCGACCAGGGTCTGCCCCGGCACCACCCGACCCCGGCGCAGCAGCGTACGGACCGCGCCGAGCGCCGCGTACACCTTCATCGTCTCGAACCGCGCGAGCACCAGGTCACCGTCCAGCCTGATCAGGTCCGGGGCCTTCACGGCGTCGGTGATGTGCTCGTGCACGGTCGCGGCGGCGGCCGACTGCCGCGCCCCCGCCCTCACTTGCGCCGCCCGCGGACGATGAGCCGGTCGGAGTGCTGGTCGTAGCCCGAGCCGTCGAAGCCGCCGAAGCACTCCACGTCGGTGAGGCCCGCCTCCTCGAAGAGGGCGTGCAGTTCGGCGGCGGAGTAGAGCCAGGAGTGGATGGAGGCCGTACGGGCCGTGTCCCCGCGCACCAGTGTCCAGTCGGTGCGCAGCCGCCGCCAGCTGTCGAGGACGGTGTCGCGCTGGACGACGTACGAACCGTCCGGCAGGTCCACGGCCTTGGGCCGGCCGATCCAGCCCGCCAGCACCTCCTTGCCCATCACGTCCACCACCAGCTGCCCGCCCGGCGCGAGGCTCTCGCAGGCGTTGCGGAGCACCTGGAGGTTGTCCTCGGCGGCCTCGAAGTAGCCGAACGAGGTGAAGACGTTGAGGATCACGTCGAAGGCGCCGGGCTCGGTGTACGTGAGCATGTCGGCCCGCTCCAGCCGGACCTCGGCCCCCGCCGCCTCGCACGCGCCGCGGGCCCGCTCCAGCATCGTCGGCGAGAGGTCGACGCCCGTCACCGCGTATCCGCGCGCCGCCAGCGGCACCACGAACAGCCCCGGCCCGCAGGCCAGGTCCAGCACCCGTGATCCCGGTGGGAAGTCCAGCAGGGGCGAGGAGGCGACGAGGGCGGCGGCTGACTGCGCCCGGGCGGGCGGGAACATCGTCGGGGCGAAATCGGACCAGAGCGCGTCGTCCTCGTACCAGTGCATGCTTCTCGGTCTCCTCCCGGCCCTCGTGGGGCCGCCGTGCTGTGCCGTGTCGGTGTCGGTCGCCGGGGCTGTTCTCCAGGTAGTCGGGGGCCGGTGCCGGGAAGTTCCCGGCACCGGCGTTGACCTACGATCACCGGCGGGCGGCCGGACGGCCGACGGCCGGAGGAGACCGGATGGCCCGGCGTGACCGGAGAGGGAGCGGGAGACCATGACCTGGAGCGAGGTGCCGGTGGACACCGAACCGGCGGCGGGGGCCGTTCTGCTGAGCGGTATCCCCGGCAGCGGCAAGTCCACGGTGGCCGCCGCGCTGGCGGCCCGGTTCGCCGCCTCGGCACACATCGAGGTCGACGCCCTCCAGGAACTGATCGTCCGGGGCGGGCGATGGCCCTCCCCGGAGCGGGACGCGGAGGCGGACCGGCAGATCTTCCTGCGGGCCCGCAACGCCTGCCTGCTGGCCGACAGCTTCGTCGGCGCGGGGTTCCTGCCGGTCGTCGACGACGTGGTCGTCCGCCGGGCCCACCTCGCCTTCTACCGGCGGCAGATCGCCGGCGGGCCGCTGCACTTCGTGGTCCTCGCCCCGGGCGCGGCGAAGGCGGGGGAGCGCAACCTCGCCCGGGACAAGACCCTGACGACGGACTGGTCGTTCCTGGACACGGCAATGCGGACCGAACTGGCCGGTGAGGGCGTCTGGATCGACAACGCCGAGCTGACGGTGGCGGAGACGGTGGACGCGGTCCTGGCGGCGACGGGGCTCACGGCCTGCTGAAGCGGTCCGCTGAGAATGACTCGCTCAGCCCGCCTCACTGAGCCCGCTGCACCGGGAACGACCTGCGGGGAACGGTCCGCCGGACCGGCGTTGTCAGACCCTCGCTCTACGGTGGTGACATCTATCCGCGCTGCTGGCTGCTGCGCTGCTGGATCGGGCCCTGCCCGGCTGTCCGCCGGGCAGGGCCGCACAACCGAGGGGTCAGCCCGCGGACTCACCCGCGTGAGGGCTCAGGACACCGGCCGAGACGAGGATGAAGATGAGAATGCCGAGCGCCACCCGGTAGATGACGAAGGGCATGAAGGACTTCGTGGTGATGAACTTCATGAACCAGGCGATGACGGCGTAGCCGACGAAGAAGGCGACCAGCGTCGCGAAGATCGTCGGCCCCCAGGAGACATGACCCTCGCCCACGTCCTTGAGCTCGTACACACCCGAGGCGAGCACTGCGGGGATCGCCAGGAGGAAGGAGTAGCGGGCGGCCGACTCGCGGGTGTAGCCCATCAGCAGACCGCCGCTGATGGTCGCGCCCGAGCGGGAGACGCCGGGGACCAGCGCCATCGCCTGGCAGAAGCCGTAGATCAGGCCGTCCCGGACGCCGAGGTCCTTGAGCGTCTTGCGCTCCTTCACCGCGCGGTGCTTGCCGCCCGCCTCGTCGCGCGCGGCGAGGCGGTCCGCGATGCCGAGGACGATGCCCATGACGATCAGCGTCGTCGCGATCAGCCGCAGGTCCCGGAACGGGCCCTCGATCTGGTCCTTGAGCGTGATACCGAGCACCCCGATGGGGATCGAGCCCACGATGACCAGCCACCCCATCTGGGCGTCGTGGTCGCTCCGCATCTCCTTGTTCGTCAGCGAGCGGAACCAGGCCGACAGGATCCGCGCGATGTCCTTGCGGAAGTAGATCAGCACCGCGGCCTCCGTGCCGATCTGGCTGATGGCGGTGAAGGCGGCCCCCGGGTCGTGCCAGCCGGCGAACGCGGCGGTCAGCCGCAGATGGGCGCTGGAGGAGATCGGCAGGAACTCGGTCAGTCCCTGAACGAGTCCCAGGACGAATGATTCGAACCAGCTCATGGGGCTTTGGCCATCCCGAGGGTGATCGTGCATCGGCCGTGGACACGGGGCCCGTCGGCTGCGTGCGGAGTGCGGTCAAGGAACAGGGGAACAGAGGAGCAGAGAAACAGAGGAGCAGAGAAAGGGGCGGGGAGTCGGGGGATCGACGAGAAGAAGATCGCGGGCAGCGTATCGCCCGAAAGTGAACGTAAGGATGACCGCGAGGGTCATCCACGTGCCGCCGTGCGCTCAGTTGTCCGGCGTGTCCCGGCCGAGCCGGTGGCGCTTGCGCCAGGCGACCAGCGCGCCGCCGATACCGGACACCACGATGAATCCCGTCGCCGCCAGGAAGAGGGGCGAGGTCGGTGAGGCGGCCTCGCTGCCCGCTATGACGTACGCCGCCGTGTTGGGGATGGAGCCGATCCCGGTGGCCAGGAGAAAGGGCGGATAGCCCATCCGTGAGGTCGCCGCGCAGTAGTTGGCGGCGGCGAACGGGATGCCGGGGAAGAGCCGGAGCGCCAGCACCGAGCGGAAGCCGTGCCGGCTCAGCACCCCGTCGGCGGCCGTCAGCACCTTGCCGCGCAGCAGCGTGCGCAGCGCGTCCTGGCCCAGGACCCGGCCCAGCATGAACGACACGCCCGCGCCGAGGACCGTGCCCGCCAGGGCCGCCGCCAGCCCCGTCTGCGTACCGAAGAGGGCCCCCGCCGCCAGGTTGAGGAGCGGGCGCGGCACGAACGCCACGGTGAGCGCCCCGTACGCGAGCCCGAACAGCATCGCCGCACCGCCGCCCGTCAGCTGCTCCGGCCAGCCCGACGCCAGCAGCCGCTGTGGTTCGAACAGCAGCATCGTCGACGCGGCGGCCAGCAGCACCGCGACCAGCAGCGAGAACCGGGACCAGGGGGAGAGCAGTGCCTTGGAGCGGCGGAGGGCCGTGGCGCCGGCGGGCCGGGCGGTGGGGACGGGGTCGAACATTCGGGGAGACTAACCGAAAACGGTGTGTGATCGCCGTAATGTGCGTCGCGTGGACCCCGCAGCAGCCTCCGCCCCCGCCGAACCGGACGGCCCGCCTCCCGACGCCGTACCGGGCGCCCCCGCCGTACCGGACAGTCCGCTCGCCGACACCGTCCTCGCGCGGCTGACCGAGGTGTACGCCCCGGCCGCCGACCCCGAACGGGCCGAGGGCGCCGCCGCGTACATGAAGCACATCGCCCCGTTCCTCGGCATCCCCACTCCCGAGCGCCGGGCCCTGGCGAGGACCGTGCTGGCGGGCACCGGGCGGCCGGACGAGCGGGACTGCACCGCGATCGCGCTGCGCTGCTGGCAGCTGCCCGAGCGCGAGTACCACTACTTCGCCGTCGACTACCTCCGCCGGTACGTCTCCTCCTGCTCCTCCGGCTTCCTGCCCGTCCTGCGCCACCTGGTCACCACCGTCCCCTGGTGGGACACGATCGACGCGCTCGCCGCGCATGTCGCGGGGCCGCTGGTCACCGCCGATCCGGCGCTCGCCCGCGCCATGGACCGGTGGATCGACGACGACGACCTGTGGGTCGCCCGTACCGCCTTGCTCCACCAGCTGCGCTACAAGGAAGCCACCGACACCGACCGGCTCTTCGGCTACTGCCTGCGCCGCGCGGACCACCCGGACTTCTTCATCCGCAAGGCGATCGGCTGGGCGCTGCGGGAGTACGCCAAGACCGACCCCGCCGCCGTACGCGACTTCGTCGAGGGCGCGCGGGCCCGGCTCTCCCCGCTCTCCGTGCGCGAGGCGCTCAAGAACCTCTGAGCCCGAACCTCTGAGCCCGCAGGGCGGGGCCCGCCGAAAACCATTCGACGCGGCCGTCCCGCCCCGCCATGATCAGAGGCATGTTCCGGTACGCCTTCCTCGCAGCGCCGTCCGCAGTCGCGGACGCGCCGAAGGCTGCCGTGAACGACATGGCCGCAGCCGCCGTCGCAGCCACCACCGCAGCCTTCGTCGCTGCCGCAGCGCCCCTCGGCGGCGCCCGAAGCTGACCCTCCCCCGACAGTCCGGCGGACCCCGCAAGGGGAGGGTCGGCAGGGCCCTGGGGTCTTCTCTCTTCTCAGCTTCGAGCCCTCTTCCCGGCTTCGAGCCCTCTTCCCGGCTTCGAGGCTGTGCCCGGCTTCGAGTTCTCAAAGGAACGCGCCATGTCCAAGACGGCATACGTACGCACCAAGCCGCACCTCAACATCGGCACCATGGGCCACGTCGACCACGGCAAGACCACCCTCACCGCCGCCATCACCAAGGTCCTCAGCGAGCGCGGGGGCAGCTCCACCTCCTACGTGTCCTTCGACCGGATCGACCGGGCCCCCGAGGAGGCCCAGCGCGGGATCACCATCAACATCGCGCACGTCGAGTACGAGACCGACACCCGCCACTACGCGCACGTCGACATGCCCGGCCACGCCGACTACATCAAGAACATGGTGACGGGCGCGGCGCAGCTCGACGGGGCGATCCTCGTCGTCTCCGCGCTCGACGGGATCATGCCGCAGACCGCCGAGCACGTCCTGCTGGCCCGTCAGGTGGGCGTCGACCACATCGTCGTGGCGCTCAACAAGGCCGACGCGGGCGACCCCGAGCTGACCGACCTGGTCGAGCTGGAGGTCCGTGAGCTGCTCTCCGCGCACGGGTACGGCGGTGACTCCGTCCCCGTGGTCCGGGTCTCCGGGCTCAGGGCGCTGGAGGGCGACCCACGGTGGACGGCGGCGATCGAGGGGCTGCTGGACGCCGTCGACACGTACGTACCGATGCCGGTGCGCTACACCGACGCGCCGTTCCTGCTCTCCGTGGAGAACGTCCTGACCATCACCGGCCGGGGCACGGTCGTCACCGGCGCCGTCGAGCGCGGCACCGTCCGCGTGGGCGACAAGGTCCAGGTGCTGGGCGCGGACATCGAGACGGTCGTCACCGGTCTGGAGACCTTCGGCAAGCCGATGGAGTCCGCCGAGGCCGGGGACAACGTGGCGCTGCTGCTGCGCGGGGTGGAGCGCGACCGCGTCCGCCGCGGCCATGTCGTGGCCGCGCCCGGCAGCGTCACGCCGAGCCGTCGGTTCACCGCGCAGGTGTACGTGCTGTCGGCGAAGGAGGGCGGCCGGTCGACCCCGGTCACCACCGGCTACCGGCCGCAGTTCTACATCCGTACGGCGGACGTCGTCGGTGACGTCGACCTCGGGGAGACCGCCGTCGCGCGCCCCGGGGACACGGTCACCATGACCGTGGAGCTGGGCCGTGACGTCCCGCTGGAGTCCGGCCTCGGCTTCGCGATCCGCGAGGGCGGCCGCACGGTCGGCGCGGGCACGGTCACCGGCCTGCTCTGAGTACCGCCCGCCGCCCGCCACCCCTCGGTCCGGGGGGTGGCGGGCAGCGGCGGCGGCGACCATGGCGAGGTGAACGAGAATGGAGGGGTGAACGAGCCGATACCCGTCATCCGCGACGTCGACTGCGGCACCGCCCGGCTGCTGCCCGATGTGGACCGCGACCGGGCCTGGCTGCTCACGGTCGACGACGCACCCCAGTCCTATGTGGACCTCGACGATCCGACGTACCTGGAATTCGAGTACGTACGGCGCCTCGCGCACGTCCTGGACTGCGCGGCACCCGACGGCGCCCCGCTGGACGTCCTGCACCTGGGCGGCGGGGCGCTCACCCTGCCCCGGTATGTCGCCGCCACCCGCCCCGGCTCACGGCAGGAGGTGATCGAGGCGGACAGGGGGCTGCTGCGGCTGGTACGGGACCAGCTGCCGCTGCCCGACGACAGCGGCATCACCGTGCACGCCGCCGACGCCCGGGAACGGCTGGAGGCGGCCCCGCCCGCGTCGGCCGACCTCGTCGTCGCGGATGTCTTCGGCGGCTCCCGGGTCCCGGCCCACCTCACATCCGTGGAGTACGCGCGGGCCGCCGCGCGGGCGCTGCGGCCCGACGGGATCTACGCCGCCAACCTGGCGGACAGCGCGCCCTTCGCCTTCCTCCGGTCCCAACTGGCCAACTTCGCCGCCGTCTTCGCCGGGCTCGCCCTGATCGGTGAACCGGCCGTGCTGCGCGGTCGGCGCTTCGGCAACGTCGTGCTGCTCGCCTCGCACGCCCCGGTCGACACGGCCCCGCTCACCCGCCGCTGCGCCGCCGACGCCTTTCCGGCCCGGGTCACCGACGGGGACGCGCTGGTGCGGCTCATCGCCGGGGCGCGTCCGGTGCCGGACGCGGACGCCGTCGCCTCGCCGGAACCGCCGGACGGGGCCTTCACCATCGGCTGAGCACCCACAGGCGGACGGTCATACGAAAGCCGCGCGGCCCGTTCCGGGGGACAGCGTTCCCGGAGCGGGCCGCACGGGCGTCGGCGGTATCGCGAACATGAGGGTACGAGGGTGTGAGGGAGTGTCAGCCGGTCGGCTTGTCGGCCGAGAGGCGGACCGTGCTCAGGATCTGCTGGATGGTGGTGTCCGGCAGCTCGCCGTCGACGCCCTTGGGGCCGTAGAGGATCCAGGTCGAGAACTCGTCGTTGCCGTTCTTGAAGGAGAACGCGATCGACTTGCCGTCGGTGTCGCACTTCTCCTTCTTGGCCAGACCGGTCGCGGTGGCCGTCACGACGCTGCCGGAGAGACCCGACTTCGTGGTGAACGGCTTGGGGTCACCGACCTTGACCTTGTCCTTCGAGTCGGTCTGGGCGTACGCGGCCCACACCCAGGTGCCCGCCTCGGCCTTGGCGGCCTCGTCGGAGTTCTTCGCCCCGCGCGCACCCTTCGTACCGACGCCCGCCAGCTCGGTCTCCTCGTCGCGGCCGTCCTTGTCGGAGTCGTCGACGCACCACTTGCTCTTGTAGTACGCGGGCGCCGAGAAACCGGCGACGGGCTTGCCCGTGGGGTCCTTGGCGTCCTCGAAGCCGGCGAACACACCCGAGCTGGAGACCTCCCAGTCACCGGGTACGTCGAACTGCGTGCCCCACTTGGGGTTGGTGACGACCTTCCACCCCGGGATGAGGGGCTTGGGGTCGTTCTCGGAGCCGCGCGGGTTCTCCGCCGGTGCGGAGCTGGGCTCCTCCGAGGTGCTCGGCTTCGCGCTGGGGGAGGCGGACTTCTTGTCGTCCGCGACGTCCTTGCTCTTGTCGTCGTCGTTGCCGGTCAGCAGGACGACGCCGGTGACGACCGCGGCGATCACGACGGCGGTCGCCGCCACGATGGCGATGACGGTCGTCTTCTTCTTGTCGCCGTCCGGCTTCGGTGCGCCGGGCGGGCCCCCGACGGCGTACTGCGGAACGGTCGGCTGCTGGTACGGGTTGGGCTGGCCGTACCCCGGCTGCCCGTACGGGGGCTGGCCGTATCCCGGCTGTCCGTAGCCGGGCTGGGTCGGCGGCTGACCGGGCTGCCCCGGCGGGTATCCGGGCGCGCCGGACTGCCCCGGTTGCTGACCGGGCTGCTGGCCCTGCTGCGGATATCCCGGTTGCTGATAGGGATTCGGCTGCTGGTACCCCGGCTGCTGGTACGGGTTCTGATTCGGGTCCTGCGGGTTCTGCTCGCCCCCGGGCGGCTGCTGTCCTGGCCACATGGCCAGTAACCATAGATGGGTGGCGTGTGCACTGCCACGCCCGCCCCTGTCCCAGTGCTGTCCCGGTGCCGTAACAGGGGGATGGTCAAACCTCGCTACTCATGAGTAACCTTCGGTCCATGAGCGCTGAACAGATGACCGTGGGCGAGATGCTCGTCGCGACCGTTCCGATGGCCCGGACCCTCAACCTCGAATTCCTGGAGACGACCCCCGAGCGGGCCGTCGTCCGGCTGCCGGACCAGGCGGACTACCACAACCACGTCGGCGGACCGCACGCCGGAGCGATGTTCACGCTCGCCGAGTCCGCCAGTGGCGCCATCGTCATCGCCGCCTTCGGGGACCAGATGTCCCGCGCCGTGCCGCTCGCCGTCAGGGCCGAGATCGGCTACAAGAAGCTGGCCATGGGCGAGGTCACCGCGACCGCCACCCTCGGCCGCCCGATCGCGGACGTCGTGGCCGAGCTGGATGCCGGGGAGCGCCCCGAGTTCCCGGTCGCCATCGAGATCCGGCGCGCGGACGGCGCGGTCACCGGCGAGATGACCGTCGTCTGGACCCTGCGCCCCAACAGCTGACGCCCGCGGGCGTACGTTCCCGGGGCCGCCGCCCCCTCCGGTCGGGGAGGGAGCGGCGGCCTCCGGTATGCGCGGGGTCGGGCGGGGCTCAGCCCTCGTGTGCCGCGCGGTGGGCCTTGGCCAGCTCCACGTAACCGGCCGCGTTGAACCGGATGCCCTCCAGCTCCTCGGCCGTCAGCGGCCGCTTGACCTTGGCGGGCACGCCCGCGACCAGCGACCCGGGCGGCACCTGCATCCCCTGCGGTACGAGCGCCTGCGCCGCCACCAGGGAGCCGGCGCCGATGTGCGCGCCGTTGAGCACCGTGGCGCCCATCCCCACCAGCACGTCGTCCTCGATGACACAGCCGTGCAGGACCGCGTTGTGGCCCACCGAGACCCGTGCGCCCACGGTGAGCGGGAAGCCGGGGTCGGTGTGGACGCTGCAGTTGTCCTGGATGTTGCTGTCCGGGCCGAGGGAGATCGGGCCGCAGTCGGCGCGCAGCACGGCCTGGTACCAGACGCTGGAACCGGGAGCCAGGGTGACCTCTCCGATGACCACGGAGGTCGGGGCCACGAACGCGTCCGCGTCGATGACCGGCTCCTTGCCGCCCATGCCCGTGATCAACGCCTGCTCCGCCATGGCCTGCTCCTCGGTGGTCCGGTGCTGCTCGGGGTACTGCTCGGGGGTGGTGCTCCTGATGGTGTTGCGCTGGGGCCTTCGATCGGGATCGGGCCGTCTGACACGGTAGGCGACGGCTCCCCGCACCTGCCCGGCGGTGGGGTGAACATCACAGGTCACCGCACGGAGCGCCGCCCGCCGCGCCGACTACCGTGAGCCCGTGCCGAAAAACCGCAACACGTTCTCCTTCCTCGCCCGCCGGGGCCGCAGCGCCGCCTCCTGGCTGGTCCACCGCGGCTGGGAGTGGGCGCGGCAGGCGGGTGCCGTCACCGCCGAGCACCCCGGCCGGCTGCGCTTCGGCGCGATCGGGGAGGGGACCCGGCTGGCGTTCCCGCAGGGCACCGTGTTCGGGGAGCCGTGGATCGAACTGGGCGGCCACTGCATCATCGCGGAGCAGGTGACCCTGACCGCCGGGATGATGCCGGACCTGGACCTGGGGCCCGACCCGATCCTCACGCTGGGCGACGGGGTGGTGCTGGGGCGCGGCAGCCATGTGATCGCGGACACGACGGTGA is a genomic window containing:
- a CDS encoding AAA family ATPase, with the protein product MTWSEVPVDTEPAAGAVLLSGIPGSGKSTVAAALAARFAASAHIEVDALQELIVRGGRWPSPERDAEADRQIFLRARNACLLADSFVGAGFLPVVDDVVVRRAHLAFYRRQIAGGPLHFVVLAPGAAKAGERNLARDKTLTTDWSFLDTAMRTELAGEGVWIDNAELTVAETVDAVLAATGLTAC
- a CDS encoding pyridoxal-phosphate dependent enzyme, translated to MRAGARQSAAAATVHEHITDAVKAPDLIRLDGDLVLARFETMKVYAALGAVRTLLRRGRVVPGQTLVDSSSGIYAVALAMACHRYGLRCHIVASTTVDATMLAQLEVLGATVDRMPPSQSLRLDQELRVRHVRQLLADRPDFHWMRQYHDAVHHEGYREFADLLTASLPEGPLTVVGAVGTGASTGGLARALRESGRAVRLVGIQPFGSVTFGSEQFSDPEAIIAGIGSSIPFGNVHHELYDTVHWLDFRHAMAGAVGLLRRHAVFAGLSTGAAHLAASWEAARDPGRLHLVLGADTGHRYAERVFARHAEALDPAGLRPRPITSLEALRPPWSVMEWGRRAAPAAARLPEQGGAPAPVPTVEMQP
- a CDS encoding undecaprenyl-diphosphate phosphatase; translated protein: MSWFESFVLGLVQGLTEFLPISSSAHLRLTAAFAGWHDPGAAFTAISQIGTEAAVLIYFRKDIARILSAWFRSLTNKEMRSDHDAQMGWLVIVGSIPIGVLGITLKDQIEGPFRDLRLIATTLIVMGIVLGIADRLAARDEAGGKHRAVKERKTLKDLGVRDGLIYGFCQAMALVPGVSRSGATISGGLLMGYTRESAARYSFLLAIPAVLASGVYELKDVGEGHVSWGPTIFATLVAFFVGYAVIAWFMKFITTKSFMPFVIYRVALGILIFILVSAGVLSPHAGESAG
- a CDS encoding MFS transporter, with amino-acid sequence MSTERTAVRGRFTGPQGFLLAGSFLITLGSFAVLPYMSVLLHQRLGLGLGTVGTVLAVASLIQFAGGVVAGPVAARIGLRRSMLLALGLRTAGFAAFVPGLTSPVLAIGALLLVSAGAALYLPANKAYLVDGSPETDRPRLLAASSSAFNAGMALGPPAAAPLVMGSPGVLFTCVAGLFAVVGVGHAFLPRDAVRPEAAEAPPPATGERRSGLSPFLVTVASVYAFMFFQHYLALYAVPRTSAGFYGVVLMGYAALLVVAQPLLAERVAALSYPAALRWGFGAMAAGMAAIAGGGHTGIAAGGVLICLGEIVLFLKNDLEALARSSAPPATVFGRQRLAAGIGAFASGVVGGQLYAAAESAGSARAFWVTVVLQCVLLPVLLLSLGRRTARGRSEPRAETTAG
- a CDS encoding DNA alkylation repair protein, yielding MDPAAASAPAEPDGPPPDAVPGAPAVPDSPLADTVLARLTEVYAPAADPERAEGAAAYMKHIAPFLGIPTPERRALARTVLAGTGRPDERDCTAIALRCWQLPEREYHYFAVDYLRRYVSSCSSGFLPVLRHLVTTVPWWDTIDALAAHVAGPLVTADPALARAMDRWIDDDDLWVARTALLHQLRYKEATDTDRLFGYCLRRADHPDFFIRKAIGWALREYAKTDPAAVRDFVEGARARLSPLSVREALKNL
- a CDS encoding ATP-grasp domain-containing protein produces the protein MTIAALESLSFGLGRMAEAAEESGHRLCLLTGDRSVYRHELATLPPDALDVVDVDTDDPAAVRRALAALPSLAGLINTTDTWSVPAAGLAAELGLPGPDPAAVRLLRDKRRVREALHARGLSRSTAVAVPPGPEGVETVLRTVDLPAVLKDSSGTSSRSVWIAHDEEALHRALAEAAQQPLTGELFAEAFLAGPLYSAETLSWEGSTRLLGVLSRQTSRTAVVREEVAAFPVALPDGERAAIEAWVGRVLEVAGHRRGFAHVEFILTAGGPELVEINRRIGGALVGEVLCRSLGTNVYTAMMDEALGRRPALLDAPLDGGRGPAYGFVLVYADRPGVLKGWHGLGELAAFPGSVEWFPVRVPGEHLAHVGDQRGCTGMVLAQAPTAELAQHRAWSAAVRVRPVIADTP
- a CDS encoding TVP38/TMEM64 family protein, whose translation is MFDPVPTARPAGATALRRSKALLSPWSRFSLLVAVLLAAASTMLLFEPQRLLASGWPEQLTGGGAAMLFGLAYGALTVAFVPRPLLNLAAGALFGTQTGLAAALAGTVLGAGVSFMLGRVLGQDALRTLLRGKVLTAADGVLSRHGFRSVLALRLFPGIPFAAANYCAATSRMGYPPFLLATGIGSIPNTAAYVIAGSEAASPTSPLFLAATGFIVVSGIGGALVAWRKRHRLGRDTPDN
- a CDS encoding class I SAM-dependent methyltransferase, coding for MHWYEDDALWSDFAPTMFPPARAQSAAALVASSPLLDFPPGSRVLDLACGPGLFVVPLAARGYAVTGVDLSPTMLERARGACEAAGAEVRLERADMLTYTEPGAFDVILNVFTSFGYFEAAEDNLQVLRNACESLAPGGQLVVDVMGKEVLAGWIGRPKAVDLPDGSYVVQRDTVLDSWRRLRTDWTLVRGDTARTASIHSWLYSAAELHALFEEAGLTDVECFGGFDGSGYDQHSDRLIVRGRRK